A window of Juglans regia cultivar Chandler chromosome 7, Walnut 2.0, whole genome shotgun sequence contains these coding sequences:
- the LOC108985430 gene encoding probable E3 ubiquitin-protein ligase RNF217, protein MAKELASDLVYVDDVYFVLVSDGEQKNDDVIFTVSDEQYAEELQFQEVLMGSLITSQMANKEASSSSSSPEIQATPLTPNAEPVEGTEEAGESSQYCICEICDERRRIDEMFRNESCVHSFCSECIGKHVATKIQEGITVVYCPGLDCKAVLELDACRPLLPKDVLERWEVAQCEALIPASQKFYCPFCSAMLVNDGEEGEVIRQSECPFCHRLFCAHCNVPWHPGVDCEEFQRLDENERGRNDLLVRELARDRKWMKCPNCNYIVERTEGCLHITCRCTFQFCYGCGIQWADDHGGCRRD, encoded by the exons ATGGCAAAAGAATTAGCCTCTGACCTTGTGTATGTAGATGATGTTTACTTCGTTCTAGTCTCTGATGGTgaacaaaaaaatgatgatgtgattttcACAGTTTCGGATGAACAGTATGCAGAAGAATTGCAGTTTCAAGAGGTTCTAATGGGCTCCCTGATCACTTCCCAAATGGCAAACAAGGAGGCCTCGTCCTCTTCATCCTCACCAGAAATCCAAGCAACTCCTCTAACCCCAAATGCAGAGCCAGTGGAGGGAACGGAAGAAGCAGGAGAATCATCTCAATATTGCATCTGCGAGATTTGTGATGAAAGGAGACGCATTGACGAGATGTTCAGAAATGAGAGCTGCGTTCACTCATTTTGTTCAGAGTGCATTGGGAAACATGTTGCCACGAAGATCCAAGAGGGCATAACCGTTGTTTATTGCCCCGGATTGGACTGCAAGGCTGTGCTGGAACTCGATGCTTGCAGGCCATTGCTTCCCAAAGACGTGCTGGAAAGGTGGGAAGTAGCGCAATGCGAAGCGCTGATTCCTGCATCCCAGAAGTTTTACTGTCCGTTTTGTTCAGCCATGTTGGTGAATGATGGCGAGGAAGGAGAAGTCATTAGGCAGTCAGAGTGTCCATTCTGCCATAGATTGTTTTGTGCACACTGTAATGTTCCCTGGCACCCAGGGGTAGACTGCGAAGAGTTTCAGAGACTGGATGAGAACGAAAGAGGAAGGAACGATCTCTTGGTGAGGGAGCTTGCAAGGGATAGGAAATGGATGAAGTGTCCCAATTGCAATTACATTGTGGAAAGGACTGAGGGTTGTTTACACATTACTTGCAG GTGTACGTTCCAGTTTTGCTATGGTTGTGGAATACAATGGGCTGACGACCATGGTGGTTGCCGGAGAGATTAA